The following are encoded together in the Nitrospirota bacterium genome:
- the gspG gene encoding type II secretion system major pseudopilin GspG: protein MSNNRGFTLLEVIVVVFILSILAAIVAPRIIGRTDDARIAEAKVQIKNFETALKLFKLDNGFYPSTEQGLQALVEKPLSGQIPPKYREGGYLEQKKIPLDPWGNPYVYISPGIYGDFDIMSYGADGKEGGEGKNEDIKSWDM from the coding sequence ATGAGTAATAATAGAGGGTTTACTTTGCTTGAAGTCATTGTCGTTGTTTTTATTCTTAGCATCCTTGCAGCGATTGTGGCTCCAAGGATTATTGGAAGGACTGATGATGCACGTATTGCTGAGGCAAAAGTCCAGATAAAAAATTTCGAAACAGCATTGAAGCTGTTTAAGCTTGACAATGGATTCTATCCTTCAACAGAACAAGGACTACAAGCACTTGTTGAGAAACCATTATCAGGACAAATACCACCTAAATACAGGGAAGGTGGTTATCTTGAGCAGAAGAAGATACCTCTTGATCCGTGGGGTAACCCTTATGTTTACATATCTCCCGGTATCTATGGCGATTTTGATATCATGAGTTATGGAGCAGACGGAAAGGAAGGTGGGGAAGGTAAGAATGAGGATATTAAGAGTTGGGATATGTAG
- the gspD gene encoding type II secretion system secretin GspD has protein sequence MHRKRGVFILHSSFFIILFILFSLFILHPSSFAETKTQQQSKDKKVTVNFVDVEIPVVVKFISDITGKNFVFDDNVKGSVTIIAPSKLSVDDAYNLFTSVLEIKGFTVVPSGKVYKIVPLQQAKQSGTEIVKEDVMPGSDAYITRLIQLQSISSSKAVSFLQPIISQNGHISSFGPGNMIMIVDSVSNIEKILKILDSIDRPGVEEPELILLKYANAEDVVKIITEAFSISSKIQPQSLRTPRPGETASTVSVDEMKNYVFADTRLNAVVLVADKQEKQSMKKMIALLDIPLPEATSKINVYFLEHADATELSKVLEGMLVGISQQVKSIQTGAQTVKTPFESGSKIILSPDKATNSIVIVASPGDYQNLVQVIKQLDRKRKQVYVEAMIVEASIEKLQELGAKWRIIAEKDGEPVAVAGFGTIDATSMQDILFGLTGLTAGGMGNFLEVPLTTINEDGTVSTTTFTIPGFAALFSLNEFKGAVNVLSTPQILTSDNKEAEIVVGENIPFISERERDITTTANIVLSSIERKDVGITLRITPQITEGDYVKMDIYQEISAVKPESETILINIGPTTTKRSTKTTVVVKDNQTVVIGGLMEEREEESLNKIPILGDIPLLGWLFKNKTVEKSKTNLLVFLTPHIVRESEQLSNLTEQKNMEFARAENKYKPGELLVKFKEDVAEHRIQEILTLEKASVITISKLKGLYLIRLKKGQDVRDAIEKFMHYDEVEYSEPNYIRKIQSGK, from the coding sequence ATGCATAGAAAGAGAGGTGTTTTCATCCTTCATTCTTCATTCTTCATAATTCTTTTTATTCTCTTTTCATTATTCATACTTCATCCTTCATCTTTTGCCGAGACGAAAACCCAGCAACAGTCAAAAGACAAAAAGGTCACAGTAAACTTTGTTGATGTAGAGATACCTGTTGTTGTGAAGTTCATCAGTGATATTACTGGTAAGAATTTCGTGTTTGATGACAATGTGAAAGGTAGCGTGACGATAATAGCACCTTCAAAACTTTCTGTAGATGATGCATATAATCTTTTCACGTCTGTGCTTGAAATAAAAGGATTTACGGTTGTGCCATCTGGAAAAGTATATAAGATAGTGCCACTCCAACAGGCAAAACAGTCAGGCACTGAAATAGTAAAAGAAGACGTCATGCCAGGCAGTGATGCTTATATTACGAGGCTAATACAATTGCAATCAATATCATCTTCAAAAGCAGTAAGTTTTTTACAGCCCATAATTTCACAGAATGGACATATCTCCTCTTTCGGACCAGGTAATATGATTATGATTGTTGATTCAGTCTCGAATATCGAAAAAATATTGAAGATACTTGACTCAATTGACAGGCCAGGAGTTGAAGAGCCTGAATTGATATTGCTCAAATATGCAAATGCTGAAGATGTAGTTAAGATTATTACTGAGGCTTTTTCTATAAGCAGCAAGATACAGCCTCAGTCTTTACGCACACCACGCCCAGGTGAAACTGCAAGCACAGTTTCTGTTGATGAGATGAAAAACTATGTTTTTGCAGATACAAGATTAAACGCTGTCGTGCTTGTTGCAGATAAACAGGAAAAACAGTCTATGAAGAAAATGATCGCTCTGCTTGACATTCCTTTGCCTGAGGCAACCAGCAAGATTAATGTTTATTTCCTCGAACATGCAGATGCAACAGAACTCAGCAAGGTGCTTGAAGGTATGCTTGTTGGAATATCTCAACAGGTTAAGTCAATTCAAACTGGTGCGCAGACTGTGAAAACACCTTTCGAATCAGGAAGCAAAATTATACTATCACCAGACAAAGCAACAAATTCTATTGTTATAGTTGCTTCGCCCGGTGATTATCAGAATCTTGTGCAGGTTATAAAACAGCTTGACAGAAAAAGGAAACAGGTCTATGTAGAAGCGATGATAGTAGAGGCCTCGATCGAAAAGTTGCAGGAACTTGGTGCAAAATGGCGGATTATTGCTGAGAAAGATGGAGAGCCTGTGGCAGTTGCCGGTTTTGGGACGATTGATGCGACATCTATGCAGGATATTCTGTTTGGACTTACAGGACTAACAGCAGGTGGTATGGGTAATTTTCTTGAGGTTCCTTTGACAACTATTAATGAAGATGGCACAGTAAGCACAACCACTTTCACGATTCCAGGCTTTGCTGCTTTATTCAGCCTGAATGAATTTAAAGGTGCAGTCAATGTCCTTTCTACACCTCAGATACTTACTTCGGATAATAAAGAAGCGGAAATTGTTGTTGGCGAAAACATTCCATTCATTTCAGAGAGAGAGCGAGATATCACAACAACAGCCAATATAGTTCTGAGTTCTATCGAGAGAAAAGATGTTGGTATTACGCTCAGGATTACACCCCAGATAACAGAAGGCGATTATGTAAAGATGGACATATATCAGGAGATATCAGCAGTTAAGCCTGAATCAGAGACGATTCTGATCAATATAGGACCTACTACAACAAAACGCTCAACAAAGACAACGGTTGTAGTAAAAGATAACCAGACCGTTGTTATTGGTGGTCTTATGGAAGAGCGAGAAGAGGAAAGCCTCAATAAGATTCCTATATTAGGGGATATCCCTTTGCTTGGATGGCTTTTTAAAAATAAAACTGTAGAAAAAAGTAAAACTAATCTGCTTGTATTCCTGACTCCTCATATTGTAAGAGAATCTGAGCAACTTTCTAATCTAACAGAGCAAAAAAATATGGAATTCGCAAGAGCTGAAAATAAATACAAGCCAGGAGAATTACTGGTAAAATTTAAAGAGGATGTCGCAGAGCATAGAATACAAGAGATACTTACATTAGAAAAAGCTTCTGTTATAACCATATCAAAATTAAAGGGACTATATCTAATTCGTTTGAAAAAGGGGCAGGATGTTAGAGATGCAATAGAAAAATTTATGCATTACGATGAAGTTGAATACTCAGAACCTAATTATATAAGGAAAATTCAAAGTGGTAAATAA
- a CDS encoding S8 family serine peptidase has product MKKLLYLFLSIFLISCGSDQTTNISSDSSSSTSSVKATANSIIAQMSNAEYVEGELLVKFKSSSRAAHKSIGATVMKSVNIVPNLEQVKLPDGVSVQDAIMQYMSNPDVEYAEPNYIRRAALTSPNDTYFKDQWGLINLGLYANGTPDADIDAPEAWDISTGSDNVVIAVLDTGIDYHHSDLILNIWKNPGEPNCTNNVDNDGNGYRDDCLGWDFVNSDNDPMDDNEHGTHVAGIIGALGNNGTGIAGVMWNVRLMPVKILDSMGVGNDMDIIDGIEYALDNGAQVINASWGGYGAFSWSLYEAISSANTRGVLFVAAAGNGQLGGDGIGDNNDLTPFYPASYSRYLPNIISVAATDQDDVRVPFSNYGTNTVHVAAPGVYILSTIPQNLYSDMSDKEFLEGTSMAAPHVSGLAGLLMSYYTNASYSQIRGMILRYVDVKPTLIDWIFTGGRINAYSAISSLLTPSNLSIYATSPRQISISWEDNATGEDGYTIERRTGTEPFTTVATVGANVESFNDNTVSPGTTYAYRISAYSLLPNPAGTPAPLTAQSNYSNEFLVATPSSSVDDDDDNGGCSIGGSQNTPTALANLAVMLLPVVYIFLLRRRK; this is encoded by the coding sequence ATGAAAAAATTATTATATCTTTTCCTATCAATTTTTCTGATATCATGCGGAAGTGATCAAACTACGAACATCTCTTCGGATTCTTCAAGCTCAACAAGCAGTGTAAAAGCCACTGCTAATTCCATTATTGCACAGATGAGTAATGCTGAATATGTAGAGGGCGAATTGCTTGTAAAATTCAAATCTTCATCACGTGCAGCCCATAAGAGTATCGGTGCAACTGTAATGAAAAGCGTGAATATTGTCCCGAACCTCGAGCAGGTAAAACTGCCGGATGGAGTCTCTGTTCAGGATGCAATAATGCAATATATGTCCAATCCAGATGTTGAATATGCAGAACCAAACTATATCAGACGCGCTGCTTTGACATCACCGAATGACACTTATTTTAAAGACCAGTGGGGACTCATTAATCTTGGCTTATATGCCAATGGTACTCCTGATGCCGATATAGATGCTCCAGAGGCATGGGATATATCAACAGGAAGTGATAATGTTGTAATCGCTGTGCTTGATACAGGAATAGATTACCACCATTCTGACCTTATCCTGAACATCTGGAAAAATCCAGGCGAACCAAACTGCACAAATAATGTTGACAATGATGGCAATGGATACAGAGATGACTGTCTGGGATGGGACTTTGTGAACAGTGATAATGATCCTATGGATGACAACGAACACGGCACCCATGTTGCCGGTATTATTGGTGCTCTCGGAAATAATGGAACAGGGATTGCAGGAGTGATGTGGAACGTCCGGTTGATGCCTGTAAAAATTCTTGATTCTATGGGTGTTGGAAACGATATGGATATAATAGACGGCATTGAATACGCTTTAGATAATGGTGCACAGGTTATTAATGCCAGTTGGGGAGGTTATGGTGCTTTTTCATGGAGTCTTTATGAAGCAATATCATCAGCAAATACAAGAGGTGTGCTCTTTGTGGCTGCAGCAGGAAATGGTCAGCTCGGCGGAGATGGAATTGGAGACAACAATGACCTCACTCCATTCTATCCTGCCAGTTACAGTCGTTACCTTCCCAACATCATATCTGTTGCTGCAACAGACCAGGACGACGTAAGGGTTCCTTTCAGCAATTACGGGACAAACACGGTCCATGTCGCTGCCCCTGGTGTATATATACTGAGCACCATCCCTCAGAATCTTTATAGTGATATGTCTGATAAAGAATTTCTGGAAGGAACATCTATGGCTGCTCCGCATGTATCAGGACTTGCAGGCCTTCTCATGAGCTATTATACGAACGCAAGCTACTCCCAGATACGAGGAATGATCCTCAGATATGTTGATGTAAAACCAACACTAATTGACTGGATTTTTACAGGTGGTAGAATAAATGCATACAGTGCAATATCCTCACTGCTTACTCCTTCAAATTTGTCTATATACGCTACTTCTCCAAGGCAGATTTCAATTTCATGGGAAGATAATGCTACAGGTGAGGATGGATATACAATAGAGAGACGCACAGGCACTGAACCTTTTACAACTGTAGCGACGGTTGGAGCCAATGTCGAATCCTTTAATGATAATACAGTTTCTCCAGGCACAACATATGCATACAGAATAAGCGCATATAGCTTGCTCCCAAATCCTGCAGGAACTCCAGCACCTTTAACTGCACAATCCAATTATTCTAATGAGTTTCTGGTTGCTACCCCTTCCAGTTCTGTAGATGACGACGATGACAATGGAGGATGCTCTATAGGTGGAAGTCAAAATACACCAACTGCTCTTGCTAATCTTGCTGTAATGCTTCTACCAGTTGTTTACATATTCTTGTTAAGAAGAAGGAAGTAA
- the gspE gene encoding type II secretion system ATPase GspE gives METIETIKDEDVDISILRNIPLNFVKTNQMFPMRIEDSELIGAVADDRGLLALKEVSKALGILPRPVRVKADVIIDAINRFYGQLGSAQEVMGTISGEDLQSVATEFEAPRDLIELTEEAPIIRLLNALLLQAVKERASDIHIEPYERELDVRFRIDGVLNRVLSPPKIIQDALISRIKIMSNLDIAEKRLPQDGRIRLLLGGKDIDIRVSVIPTSHGERAVLRLLDRKQGILGLWEVGFSKDDERTLEEHLRRPDGIILVTGPTGSGKTTTLYAALNRIHTEEKNIITVEDPIEYQLKGIGQIQVNPKIGLTFASGLRSILRQDPDIIMVGEIRDLETAEIAMQASLTGHLVLSTLHTNDAPSAIVRLIDMGIEPFLVASSLTVVLAQRLARTICHNCKITYEASDTEKSYFINMLPSTFPSPLLQEEKVERAPLFLYRGAGCEKCKGKGYLGRTGIFELLVIDNDIRSMITERVDSQRIKNHAISRGMKTLRQDGLEKVLQGITTIEEVLRVTQKDHADISI, from the coding sequence GTGGAAACAATTGAGACCATTAAAGATGAAGATGTAGACATCAGCATCTTAAGAAATATACCCCTTAATTTTGTAAAGACCAATCAGATGTTTCCAATGAGAATAGAAGACTCTGAACTTATCGGGGCTGTTGCTGATGATAGGGGGTTGCTTGCGTTAAAAGAGGTGTCAAAGGCACTTGGTATCTTACCGAGACCCGTGAGAGTTAAAGCAGATGTAATTATAGATGCAATTAATAGATTTTACGGACAGTTGGGGTCTGCACAAGAAGTTATGGGAACCATTTCTGGAGAAGATCTTCAATCTGTAGCAACTGAGTTTGAAGCTCCGAGAGACCTGATTGAGCTTACTGAAGAAGCACCAATTATAAGACTTCTGAATGCTTTGCTTCTTCAGGCAGTAAAAGAGCGGGCAAGTGACATTCATATCGAACCATATGAAAGAGAACTTGATGTCAGATTTCGAATAGACGGTGTTTTAAATAGAGTTTTAAGTCCACCAAAAATTATTCAGGATGCATTAATAAGCAGGATCAAGATTATGTCCAATCTTGATATTGCTGAAAAAAGACTTCCACAGGATGGCAGAATAAGATTACTCCTTGGCGGAAAAGATATTGATATAAGAGTATCAGTAATCCCTACTTCTCATGGGGAACGGGCAGTTCTGAGACTACTTGATCGAAAACAGGGTATTCTTGGGTTATGGGAGGTCGGTTTTAGTAAAGATGATGAAAGGACACTTGAAGAGCATTTAAGGAGGCCTGATGGGATTATTCTGGTAACTGGCCCAACAGGTAGTGGAAAAACAACCACTTTGTATGCTGCACTCAACAGGATTCACACTGAAGAGAAGAACATCATTACAGTGGAAGACCCAATAGAATATCAATTGAAAGGTATCGGACAGATTCAGGTAAATCCGAAGATAGGATTAACATTTGCATCTGGATTGAGATCAATTCTTAGACAGGATCCTGATATAATCATGGTAGGTGAAATAAGAGACCTTGAGACTGCTGAGATAGCAATGCAAGCATCTCTAACAGGGCATCTTGTTTTAAGCACCCTGCATACCAACGATGCACCCAGCGCCATTGTGAGGCTTATTGACATGGGCATAGAACCTTTTCTTGTTGCATCATCACTTACAGTTGTTCTTGCACAACGGCTTGCAAGAACAATATGTCATAACTGTAAAATAACATATGAAGCATCTGATACAGAGAAGTCATATTTTATCAATATGCTACCCTCTACTTTTCCTTCCCCCTTGTTGCAAGAGGAGAAGGTGGAGCGTGCTCCGTTGTTTCTTTATCGAGGTGCAGGATGTGAAAAATGTAAAGGTAAAGGATATCTCGGCAGAACAGGTATCTTCGAGCTTCTTGTTATAGACAACGATATTCGCTCTATGATTACAGAGCGAGTTGATTCACAGAGGATAAAAAATCATGCAATATCCAGAGGGATGAAAACACTCAGACAGGATGGGCTTGAAAAGGTTCTTCAGGGCATTACAACCATTGAAGAGGTTTTGAGAGTAACCCAGAAAGACCATGCCGATATTTCAATATAG
- a CDS encoding PDZ domain-containing protein, protein MKSAVLTNRTIFYINIILSILLFVVILLFARDIISHSFTRGDKAVINTQESSDKTDSQSELQLTDYSKILKNNPFGFLGGEIRSLASSGSANIQQGDVVLIGTVVGPKKLSYAIFRRSSGIQEMFKAGENVSGLGELYMVKTDRVLIRQDGKITEVNFEDLKIREVRKQIPPNSLFAKQVGKGTYIVDQRNLQQMIANPSKMMTDARLKPNVVNGKEEGFILSEVKPGGIYHSLGLQNGDVLLRINEYDISNPERALQAFSALKGLDRVQVDLIRSGAKMTMTYQIQ, encoded by the coding sequence TTGAAATCAGCAGTGCTAACAAATAGAACCATTTTTTACATAAACATTATTTTAAGTATCCTGCTCTTTGTTGTAATACTTCTTTTTGCACGTGATATCATCTCCCATTCGTTTACAAGGGGAGATAAGGCAGTGATAAATACACAGGAATCATCAGATAAGACAGATTCACAGTCTGAACTACAGCTAACAGATTATTCAAAGATACTGAAAAATAATCCTTTTGGTTTCTTAGGAGGAGAAATCAGGTCTCTTGCTTCTTCTGGGAGTGCGAACATACAGCAAGGCGATGTTGTTTTAATCGGAACTGTTGTTGGGCCAAAAAAATTGAGCTATGCAATTTTCAGGAGAAGTTCTGGAATACAGGAGATGTTTAAGGCTGGAGAGAATGTATCAGGACTTGGCGAGTTATATATGGTAAAAACCGACAGGGTGCTTATACGGCAAGATGGAAAAATAACAGAAGTTAATTTTGAAGATTTAAAAATAAGAGAAGTGCGTAAACAAATTCCTCCAAATTCTCTTTTTGCAAAACAGGTAGGAAAAGGAACCTATATTGTAGACCAGAGAAATCTTCAACAGATGATTGCAAATCCTTCTAAGATGATGACTGATGCAAGATTAAAACCAAATGTTGTTAATGGAAAAGAGGAGGGTTTTATCCTGAGTGAAGTAAAGCCAGGAGGTATTTACCACAGCCTTGGACTTCAGAATGGGGATGTTTTACTACGTATTAATGAATACGATATATCAAACCCTGAAAGGGCATTACAGGCATTTTCAGCTCTGAAAGGGCTGGATAGAGTGCAGGTAGATTTAATCAGGTCTGGGGCAAAGATGACAATGACATATCAGATACAGTAG
- a CDS encoding type II secretion system F family protein translates to MPIFQYRGYKPDGSEVEGTIEANSQKDAVLRLKEGGLYPKDVQTALYKKRFRIFSPSTAAVLPSFTRQLSILLAAGVTLMEALHSLSEEYKGFWKNMIVDIKERVSAGSAFSKALEEYPKIFPAFYINMVSAGESSGNLDSVLSRLSDFLESQSSLKSKVRTSMIYPLFMICIGFIVLSFLFTFVIPKITRIFNDTQNALPFITVILIAVSEIFQNYWWFLIGILIGIIYSIKKLKEKNRLLIDRFLFKLPGGILQSLYFGRFTRTLGFLLEGGLPVLRALELSARSIGNKDLEIKVIRAGEKVAEGAKLSTSLEGFPPVLLQLISTGERSGKLIDVLGKAADSYEEEFSRRVQKALSLLEPGMILLMGLIVGFIVLAVLLPIFQLNQLVK, encoded by the coding sequence ATGCCGATATTTCAATATAGAGGATATAAACCCGATGGCTCTGAAGTTGAAGGAACAATAGAGGCAAACAGTCAGAAAGATGCTGTCCTGAGACTTAAGGAAGGGGGCCTTTATCCAAAGGATGTTCAAACAGCACTCTATAAAAAAAGATTCAGGATATTCAGTCCTTCAACTGCAGCTGTTCTTCCATCATTTACCAGGCAATTATCCATCCTCCTTGCTGCCGGAGTAACATTAATGGAAGCATTACATTCACTATCAGAGGAATATAAAGGTTTCTGGAAGAATATGATCGTTGATATAAAAGAAAGGGTTTCAGCAGGTTCAGCTTTTTCAAAGGCTCTTGAGGAATATCCAAAAATTTTTCCTGCATTCTATATTAATATGGTCTCCGCCGGTGAATCGAGTGGAAATCTTGATTCTGTTCTCAGTCGTCTTTCAGATTTTCTGGAATCCCAGAGTAGCCTCAAATCAAAGGTGCGAACATCAATGATCTATCCACTATTCATGATCTGTATCGGTTTTATAGTGCTCTCTTTTCTATTCACGTTTGTTATACCAAAAATAACAAGAATTTTTAATGATACACAGAATGCCCTTCCGTTTATAACTGTTATTCTTATTGCAGTGAGTGAAATTTTTCAGAATTACTGGTGGTTTTTAATCGGGATTCTTATAGGAATTATATATAGCATCAAAAAGTTAAAAGAGAAGAACAGACTTCTTATTGACAGATTTCTTTTTAAATTACCTGGAGGTATACTTCAAAGTCTATATTTCGGACGTTTCACAAGGACACTTGGTTTTTTACTTGAAGGTGGCCTTCCTGTGCTGAGAGCTCTTGAATTATCAGCACGTTCGATTGGTAACAAAGATCTCGAGATTAAAGTTATCAGGGCAGGTGAAAAAGTTGCAGAGGGTGCAAAACTTTCTACCTCTCTTGAAGGTTTCCCCCCAGTTCTTTTGCAACTTATTTCAACAGGTGAAAGGAGTGGAAAACTCATTGATGTTCTTGGAAAGGCAGCAGATTCATACGAGGAAGAATTTTCAAGGAGGGTGCAAAAAGCACTATCTTTGCTTGAGCCGGGGATGATTCTCCTGATGGGGCTGATTGTCGGTTTTATTGTGCTGGCTGTGTTATTGCCAATATTCCAGTTGAATCAACTGGTAAAGTAA
- a CDS encoding Ig-like domain-containing protein — translation MKKIIIAFTLMALYLCAISGCGGGGAGDSSTPEGENPKVASVVKVLPSHNIAQTNTEITIHARVLDGNGVPVKNERVIFTNLSAVGRLSDTNVKTDNLGIATVVLKSTTEGFSTIQAEVDTAMGVHRDQRTVFFSRYSDSALTPSLDLSVSGSGNPFTLLETSDDNTVTLTATVYNSAVLFSGMTVQFGSDRPYKVGTDPNAECSDGSETCDIVFPAGDTAITNNLGQASVPLMIVPAALMPSQTAFNVWAIAENGAYNIVALTVEPVEIASVSVSANPISVDSGGTSTITASVMTTAGTPAPDGTSVNFITTNGGIDPFATTTDGIAETTYSAPDIPAGTTATARITASAGGQSGNVTVTIIGPEEEPEEPPAPEPDTTSPTVTATTPGPPNYQLDISDAGGDPAPVTITFSENIDCSTVTPATISINPVGGSPVIADWTVTSCSGANVTLRGTFGPVAPDPSHQYIINVGTGVEDLAGNPAVAYIFTITVVD, via the coding sequence ATGAAAAAAATCATCATAGCATTTACACTGATGGCTTTATACCTTTGTGCTATCAGTGGATGTGGCGGAGGAGGAGCAGGAGATTCAAGCACTCCAGAAGGCGAAAATCCTAAGGTGGCTTCGGTCGTTAAGGTGTTGCCTTCCCATAATATTGCTCAGACCAATACCGAGATAACTATACATGCAAGGGTTCTTGATGGAAACGGCGTTCCTGTTAAAAATGAGAGGGTAATATTTACAAATCTCTCAGCAGTTGGCAGACTTAGCGATACAAATGTGAAGACAGATAATCTCGGGATAGCAACGGTTGTCCTCAAATCTACAACAGAAGGCTTTTCAACAATCCAGGCAGAAGTTGATACAGCAATGGGAGTCCACAGGGACCAGAGGACAGTATTCTTTTCAAGATATAGCGACAGTGCACTCACGCCTTCTCTTGACCTTTCGGTTTCTGGTAGCGGTAATCCTTTTACATTACTGGAAACATCAGATGACAATACAGTTACTTTAACAGCAACTGTTTATAATTCAGCAGTACTTTTCAGTGGAATGACTGTTCAATTTGGTTCGGACAGGCCTTACAAAGTTGGGACAGACCCTAATGCTGAATGCAGTGACGGTAGTGAGACATGCGACATAGTTTTCCCGGCAGGAGATACGGCTATTACCAATAACCTTGGACAGGCATCTGTGCCGTTAATGATTGTGCCAGCAGCCCTTATGCCATCTCAAACAGCTTTTAATGTATGGGCGATTGCAGAAAACGGTGCATATAATATTGTTGCACTAACAGTTGAGCCTGTAGAAATTGCGAGTGTAAGTGTATCTGCAAATCCGATATCGGTTGATTCAGGAGGCACATCCACCATTACAGCTTCTGTGATGACAACAGCCGGGACACCGGCACCTGACGGCACAAGCGTGAATTTCATAACGACCAACGGAGGAATTGACCCGTTTGCTACGACAACAGACGGTATAGCAGAGACAACATACTCTGCTCCTGATATACCTGCAGGAACAACTGCTACTGCAAGAATTACTGCTTCTGCAGGTGGACAATCAGGTAATGTGACTGTGACAATAATAGGGCCTGAAGAAGAGCCTGAAGAGCCACCGGCACCTGAACCAGATACAACATCACCGACGGTGACAGCTACAACACCCGGTCCTCCTAATTATCAACTTGACATTTCTGATGCTGGTGGAGATCCTGCACCTGTTACAATAACATTTAGTGAAAACATTGACTGTTCTACGGTTACACCAGCAACAATATCAATAAATCCAGTTGGGGGAAGTCCAGTTATAGCAGATTGGACAGTCACCAGCTGTTCAGGAGCAAATGTGACATTAAGAGGAACATTTGGACCAGTAGCACCAGATCCAAGTCATCAATATATAATAAATGTTGGAACAGGTGTTGAAGATCTGGCAGGAAATCCTGCAGTTGCATATATATTCACAATTACTGTAGTAGATTAA
- a CDS encoding prepilin-type N-terminal cleavage/methylation domain-containing protein yields the protein MRILRVGICSKGFTFLELIVVIFILSIVMAVIMPSFIGIGDNKLKSEAREIASLLRYLYDSAVSRKETFLIKFNFNENTVSFSSPEGEKRKKFNNVIGVTTQSRGLVSTGELIFFFEPLGINENLNVHLNKENEFMDVTLNHMSGRVKIIQNSK from the coding sequence ATGAGGATATTAAGAGTTGGGATATGTAGTAAAGGTTTTACTTTCCTTGAGCTTATTGTTGTTATTTTTATCCTTTCTATTGTAATGGCTGTAATAATGCCTTCTTTTATAGGTATTGGAGATAATAAACTTAAATCAGAAGCAAGAGAAATCGCCTCATTACTCAGGTATTTATATGATAGTGCGGTCTCGAGAAAAGAGACTTTTTTGATTAAATTCAATTTTAATGAAAATACTGTGTCTTTCAGCAGTCCCGAGGGCGAGAAGCGCAAGAAATTTAACAATGTTATCGGAGTAACCACTCAGTCAAGAGGACTGGTTTCTACTGGAGAGTTGATATTCTTCTTTGAACCTCTTGGAATCAATGAAAACCTGAACGTACACCTGAATAAAGAAAATGAATTTATGGATGTAACGCTTAATCATATGAGTGGAAGAGTAAAGATAATTCAAAATTCAAAATGA
- a CDS encoding type II secretion system protein, with protein sequence MLIFNSRLFRTGGFTLLEVLIALAVVGGLLVTLIYTLNYQLSILERHEKITISTLLAKNKMLEIEKNPADTSGNFEDPFSSYSYETKVKESPYAGISEVIVSVKAGDEEVKLNEFISQLQP encoded by the coding sequence TTGTTAATTTTTAATTCCCGCCTTTTTAGAACAGGTGGCTTTACACTCCTTGAGGTTCTGATCGCACTTGCTGTTGTTGGTGGTTTACTTGTTACCCTTATATATACATTAAATTATCAGCTTAGTATTTTAGAAAGGCATGAAAAAATAACTATTTCAACGTTGCTTGCAAAGAACAAGATGCTTGAGATTGAGAAAAATCCTGCTGATACAAGTGGTAATTTTGAAGACCCCTTTAGTTCTTACTCTTACGAAACTAAAGTTAAAGAATCACCTTATGCAGGCATATCAGAGGTTATTGTTTCAGTTAAAGCAGGAGATGAAGAGGTGAAATTGAATGAATTTATATCCCAACTCCAGCCATAA